One genomic window of Polyangium aurulentum includes the following:
- a CDS encoding alpha/beta hydrolase — MLGLVLRAFGNTLSSRRRQGPLYPGWSFSFEVFTRVLALRSRALDPLSLPERRRLQDKDGDREARRMRRAVERREATVGGVPGEWFTPRGKSPARTILYLHGGGFMEGSSRTHAEMLMRLALESDARLFAPNYRLAPEHPFPAQLDDTRAVYRALLADGVRPEDLVVAGDSAGGNLTIVLLASLRDAGEPLPSRAAALSPWTDLPDRSGSLQANASRDWAAPEDFDRWVAQYVGSHDPRNPLISPAYADLHGFPPLRVEVGTAEMLLDQVRAFADRARKAGVPLDYREHDGMVHDCYLFAAYFQNCKQALCDLATWIRGTSS; from the coding sequence ATGCTCGGACTCGTCCTTCGCGCCTTCGGAAACACGCTCTCGTCGCGACGGCGGCAGGGGCCGCTCTACCCGGGGTGGAGCTTTTCTTTCGAGGTGTTCACCCGGGTGCTCGCGCTCCGCTCGCGCGCGCTCGACCCGCTCTCGCTGCCCGAGCGGCGAAGGCTCCAGGACAAGGACGGCGATCGCGAGGCGCGGCGCATGCGGCGCGCGGTCGAGCGGCGCGAGGCCACCGTGGGCGGCGTGCCCGGCGAATGGTTCACTCCCCGCGGCAAATCGCCCGCGCGCACGATCCTCTACCTGCACGGCGGCGGCTTCATGGAAGGCTCGAGCCGCACCCACGCCGAGATGCTCATGCGCCTCGCCCTCGAGAGCGACGCGCGGCTCTTCGCGCCGAACTATCGCCTCGCGCCCGAGCACCCGTTCCCGGCCCAGCTCGACGACACCCGCGCCGTTTACCGCGCCCTGCTCGCCGACGGCGTGCGCCCCGAGGACCTCGTCGTCGCGGGCGACTCGGCCGGCGGCAACCTGACCATCGTGCTGCTCGCTTCGCTGCGCGACGCGGGCGAGCCTTTGCCCTCGCGCGCGGCGGCGCTCTCGCCGTGGACCGATCTGCCCGATCGCTCGGGCAGCCTCCAGGCCAACGCGAGCCGCGACTGGGCCGCGCCCGAGGATTTCGATCGGTGGGTGGCGCAGTACGTGGGCTCCCACGATCCTAGGAACCCGCTGATTTCCCCGGCCTACGCCGATTTGCACGGATTTCCGCCCCTCAGGGTCGAGGTCGGGACGGCCGAGATGCTGCTCGATCAGGTGCGCGCGTTCGCGGACCGCGCCCGAAAAGCCGGCGTGCCCCTCGATTACCGAGAGCACGATGGAATGGTGCACGATTGTTATCTCTTCGCTGCATACTTTCAAAACTGCAAGCAAGCGCTGTGCGATCTTGCAACGTGGATCCGCGGCACATCGTCCTGA
- a CDS encoding tetratricopeptide repeat protein, whose amino-acid sequence MNQSSLLAAPKASSNHDSLASDRREVTPELPEAPLTQLAHHRALAQLCASAGDAEGALAALRRALAVAGPSDAATRAELYVSIGNIRAQRGEPEEALADYGRALQVVPRHIPALEAIVSLHAAAGDWNEVLAAEERLFLALPERTRFDRLLAAAARWEEIARVPTRARALLERALSLRPNDPTAQSRLEDLSDGGLTRALASRVRSVISAVARRYARAESMARRKGRAPVVIRVVQASPLAAIH is encoded by the coding sequence ATGAATCAATCCTCGCTCCTCGCGGCCCCCAAAGCCTCATCCAACCACGATTCCCTCGCCTCCGACCGGCGCGAAGTCACGCCGGAGCTGCCCGAGGCGCCCCTCACGCAGCTCGCGCATCACCGCGCCCTCGCACAGCTCTGCGCCTCTGCCGGGGACGCGGAGGGCGCGCTAGCAGCATTACGACGCGCGCTCGCCGTGGCCGGCCCCTCCGACGCCGCCACCCGCGCCGAGCTTTACGTGAGCATTGGAAATATACGCGCTCAGCGTGGCGAGCCCGAGGAGGCCCTCGCTGATTATGGACGCGCCCTGCAGGTCGTGCCGCGGCACATACCCGCGCTCGAGGCGATCGTCTCCCTGCACGCGGCGGCAGGCGATTGGAATGAAGTGCTCGCGGCCGAGGAGCGGCTCTTTCTCGCCCTGCCCGAGCGCACGAGGTTCGACCGCCTCCTCGCGGCCGCGGCGCGCTGGGAAGAGATCGCCCGCGTGCCCACCCGGGCCCGCGCGCTGCTCGAGCGAGCGCTGTCGCTGCGACCGAACGACCCCACGGCCCAGAGCCGGCTGGAAGATCTGTCCGACGGCGGCCTCACCCGCGCCCTCGCCTCCAGGGTCCGCAGCGTGATCTCCGCGGTCGCCCGCCGCTATGCCCGCGCCGAGAGCATGGCGCGACGCAAAGGCCGCGCGCCCGTCGTCATTCGCGTCGTGCAGGCGAGCCCGCTCGCAGCGATCCACTGA
- the purE gene encoding 5-(carboxyamino)imidazole ribonucleotide mutase has product MTARPPLVGIIMGSSSDAPTLRKAAEILDRLEVPHEMRVVSAHRTPDLMFTYAEEAEARGLKVIIAGAGGAAHLPGMVAAKTILPVLGVPVQSKALSGLDSLLSIVQMPGGVPVGTLAIGEAGAKNAALLASEILALEDAALRERIRAFRAEQTKAALESQV; this is encoded by the coding sequence ATGACCGCAAGGCCTCCCCTCGTCGGCATCATCATGGGCAGCTCGAGCGACGCGCCCACGCTCCGCAAGGCCGCGGAGATCCTCGATCGGCTCGAGGTGCCTCATGAGATGCGCGTGGTCTCCGCCCACCGCACGCCCGATCTCATGTTCACCTACGCCGAGGAGGCCGAGGCGAGGGGCCTCAAGGTGATCATCGCCGGCGCGGGGGGAGCGGCGCACCTGCCGGGCATGGTCGCGGCCAAGACGATCTTGCCGGTGCTCGGCGTGCCCGTGCAATCGAAGGCGCTCAGCGGCCTCGATTCGCTGCTCTCCATCGTCCAGATGCCCGGCGGCGTGCCGGTCGGCACGCTCGCGATCGGCGAGGCGGGCGCGAAGAACGCGGCCCTCCTGGCCTCGGAGATCCTCGCGCTCGAGGACGCGGCGCTGCGCGAGCGGATCCGCGCCTTCCGCGCCGAGCAAACCAAGGCTGCGCTCGAGAGCCAGGTATGA
- a CDS encoding 5-(carboxyamino)imidazole ribonucleotide synthase: MTNPALILPGRTIGILGGGQLGRMFAIAARRMGYRVHALDPARDCPAGQVADVEWIAPYEDVDTARRFAEAVDVVTFEFENVPSETLAAVSELKPVHPSPTVLDTCRHRLREKTFLEGHGFPVARFAAVQSVEELRGALARIGTPAVLKTATFGYDGKGQVRIDDPAEAARAFATMGQTLGVLEAFVPFSCELSVVIARGASGEMAAFPVTENRHARHILDVSVAPADITDRTRARAVELARDVAQALDVVGVLAVEMFHLGNGDLIVNELAPRPHNSGHYTVDACVTDQFEQQLRAVCGLPLGDPALLRPAAMANLLGDLWEEGEPRWEKSLAYPDVKLHLYGKAEARVGRKMGHLTAMAETGEKAAERVLAARRALVER, from the coding sequence ATGACGAACCCCGCCCTCATCCTCCCCGGCCGGACCATCGGCATCCTCGGCGGCGGCCAGCTCGGCCGCATGTTCGCGATCGCGGCGCGGCGCATGGGCTATCGTGTGCACGCGCTCGACCCCGCGCGCGATTGCCCCGCGGGGCAGGTGGCCGACGTCGAGTGGATCGCGCCGTACGAGGACGTCGATACGGCGCGGCGCTTTGCCGAGGCGGTGGACGTCGTGACCTTCGAGTTCGAGAACGTCCCGTCGGAGACGCTCGCCGCGGTGAGCGAGCTGAAGCCGGTGCACCCTTCGCCCACGGTGCTCGACACCTGCCGGCACCGGCTGCGCGAAAAGACGTTTCTGGAGGGGCACGGCTTCCCCGTGGCGCGCTTCGCGGCCGTGCAGAGCGTGGAGGAGCTGCGGGGAGCGCTCGCCCGCATTGGCACCCCGGCCGTGCTCAAGACGGCGACGTTCGGCTACGACGGCAAAGGTCAGGTGCGCATCGACGATCCGGCCGAGGCGGCGCGAGCCTTCGCGACCATGGGGCAAACCCTCGGCGTGCTGGAGGCGTTCGTGCCCTTCTCGTGCGAGCTGAGCGTGGTGATTGCGCGCGGGGCGAGCGGGGAGATGGCGGCGTTTCCGGTCACGGAGAACCGGCATGCGCGCCATATCCTCGACGTGAGCGTCGCGCCTGCCGATATCACGGACCGGACGCGGGCGCGGGCGGTCGAGCTGGCCCGGGACGTGGCCCAGGCGCTCGACGTGGTGGGCGTCCTGGCGGTCGAGATGTTCCACCTCGGCAATGGCGATCTGATCGTGAACGAGCTGGCGCCGCGGCCGCACAACTCGGGGCATTACACAGTCGACGCCTGCGTGACGGACCAGTTCGAGCAGCAATTGCGGGCCGTGTGCGGTTTGCCGCTCGGCGACCCCGCGTTGCTCCGGCCCGCGGCGATGGCGAACCTGCTCGGCGATCTATGGGAGGAGGGCGAGCCGCGCTGGGAAAAGTCCCTCGCGTACCCGGACGTGAAGCTGCACCTCTATGGCAAGGCCGAGGCGCGCGTCGGGCGCAAGATGGGGCATTTGACGGCGATGGCGGAGACGGGGGAAAAGGCGGCGGAGCGGGTGTTAGCGGCGCGGAGGGCGCTCGTCGAGCGGTGA
- a CDS encoding TolB family protein: MRLPLASLLCLSVTIAAVASAASCSSGGGGGNTAGGGGDAGGGAGGGNGAVTIEPASVELTVPLGGSATQDYKAFTSVGGQKTDITSTCSFYVAPAFGSMVGAQLVAAPHGGKTTVSADCGSGLKGDSQLGVHVKGTVVSGSASEAAADVFSSAQLADDPARTPTLLYPLDHAVAPLNIPPIEVQYQPAQNDLFHVTLASTFLSVDIYTTDITATLSAADWTAVAGTAAGESLAISVEALAQSTPTQKYASGPIALKLSHDTIDKTALYYWASSLGNIMSQVFGETSSPTAVKGDCTSCHSVSRSGSRIGYSRCIGGDCGKIFVGFMRYDKNTKQWVDKVDANNMAIPGSYTTFSPIGYPFPGDDKSVAIVTTNTSHFELRNPDTGELLPSNISEVATHGPAGTPRAALMPDWSPDGKKIVFSSTPYPGQWIDLSEGAIALMDYTYDGGQHVFGEPSLLVTGPIQLPSGTYNNFFFPSFSPNGDYIVFNGARATWRNGANAAAPGQRLFLADTAGTFAVDLAELNGQGDLDITWPHWAPGATNDYLWVVFSSQRDYGHKVTAANSNPACKQNGVLQCKQLWIGAIDKQKLATMGGAAIDPSAPPVWLPGQDIGADNISPYWTVPTSEIPQ, from the coding sequence ATGCGTCTCCCGCTCGCCTCGCTCCTCTGCCTCTCCGTCACCATCGCCGCCGTCGCATCCGCCGCCTCTTGCAGCAGCGGTGGAGGCGGCGGAAATACCGCAGGAGGGGGCGGAGACGCGGGCGGGGGCGCGGGCGGAGGGAACGGCGCGGTGACGATCGAGCCCGCCTCGGTCGAACTCACGGTCCCGCTCGGCGGCAGCGCGACGCAGGATTACAAGGCGTTCACCAGCGTCGGAGGCCAGAAGACCGACATCACCAGCACGTGCAGCTTCTACGTCGCCCCGGCCTTCGGCAGCATGGTGGGCGCGCAGCTCGTGGCGGCGCCGCACGGGGGCAAGACGACGGTCTCCGCCGATTGCGGCAGCGGCCTCAAGGGCGATAGCCAGCTCGGGGTGCACGTGAAGGGCACGGTGGTGTCCGGCAGCGCCTCGGAGGCGGCGGCGGACGTCTTCTCGAGCGCCCAGCTCGCCGACGATCCGGCGCGGACGCCGACCCTGCTCTATCCGCTCGATCACGCGGTCGCGCCGCTCAACATCCCGCCGATCGAGGTGCAATACCAGCCCGCGCAGAACGACCTCTTCCACGTGACGCTCGCGTCGACGTTCCTCTCGGTCGACATCTACACGACCGACATCACGGCCACGCTCTCCGCGGCCGATTGGACGGCCGTCGCGGGCACCGCGGCGGGGGAGTCGCTCGCGATCTCGGTGGAGGCCCTCGCCCAGTCCACGCCGACGCAGAAGTACGCGAGCGGGCCGATCGCGCTGAAGCTGTCGCACGACACCATCGACAAGACAGCGCTCTATTACTGGGCCTCGTCGCTGGGCAACATCATGAGCCAGGTCTTCGGCGAGACCTCGTCGCCGACGGCGGTGAAGGGCGATTGCACCTCGTGCCACTCGGTCTCGCGCTCGGGAAGCCGCATCGGTTATAGCCGCTGCATCGGCGGCGATTGCGGAAAGATCTTCGTCGGCTTCATGCGTTACGACAAGAACACAAAGCAGTGGGTCGACAAGGTGGACGCCAACAACATGGCGATCCCCGGCTCGTACACCACGTTCTCGCCGATCGGATATCCCTTCCCCGGCGACGACAAGTCCGTCGCCATCGTCACCACGAACACGTCGCACTTCGAGCTGCGCAATCCCGATACGGGCGAGCTTTTACCGTCGAACATCTCGGAGGTGGCGACCCACGGGCCGGCGGGCACGCCCCGGGCAGCCTTGATGCCGGATTGGTCGCCCGACGGAAAGAAGATCGTCTTCTCCTCGACGCCCTATCCTGGCCAGTGGATCGATCTGTCCGAGGGTGCGATCGCGCTCATGGATTACACGTACGATGGGGGGCAGCACGTCTTCGGCGAGCCCTCGCTGCTCGTGACCGGGCCCATCCAGCTTCCGAGCGGCACGTACAACAACTTCTTCTTCCCGAGCTTCTCGCCCAACGGCGACTACATCGTCTTCAACGGCGCCCGGGCGACCTGGCGCAACGGCGCGAACGCGGCCGCGCCGGGGCAGCGGCTCTTCCTCGCCGACACCGCGGGCACGTTCGCGGTGGACCTGGCGGAGCTGAACGGCCAGGGCGACCTCGATATCACCTGGCCGCACTGGGCGCCGGGTGCCACGAACGATTATCTGTGGGTCGTCTTCTCGAGCCAGCGCGATTACGGCCACAAGGTGACGGCGGCAAACTCGAACCCCGCCTGCAAGCAGAACGGCGTGCTGCAGTGCAAGCAGCTCTGGATCGGCGCGATCGACAAGCAGAAGCTCGCGACGATGGGCGGCGCCGCCATCGATCCGAGCGCGCCACCCGTCTGGCTCCCCGGTCAGGACATCGGCGCCGACAACATCAGCCCCTACTGGACCGTTCCCACCAGCGAAATCCCTCAATGA